AATATTTTCAACGTTTACCATAGTGCTGCGAAGGTCTCACTTCCAATCACTCGCCGAGGGGGCGTCGATGGATGACGCGTTAATCGATATCCACATACGCTCCCATATGGCGCATACGCTGTTCGAATTTGGACACGTTGTGGACCAGCGCATCAGGGCCGAAGGCGACGCATTCCGCCAGAATGGCTTCGATGAGCGTAATGGCTGACAGAATTGAAGGAAAAAAGTGCGGGGTCGCGTTGGCAAGGTTGAACGTGATCGTCGCACCGGGTACCAGCGGTGAACGCATGGTGTCCGTGACCACAATGGCCTTGACGCCGTTAGCTCGGGTGACTTCCAGTGCTTTAACCGTTTCAGCGCAATAGGGCTCAAAGCCAAAGGCGACGACAATGTCGTTTTCATCAAAACCGTCAAGCTCGGTTAAAAGCCCGCCTTCCAAGCCCCGGATAAGGCTGATATTGGGCATGGCAATGCGACCCACATATGCAAAGTGGTAGGCACAGGCAAAGGTGTCCCGAAAACCCACCACGGCGATATTGCGCGCCGCTAAAAGCTGCTGAGCCGCATCGCGGACCCGTGCCTGGTTATCTGCGGTAAACAGGCGGCCAATATTGTCGAACGCGGCGTCACCGACATCGACAAAGAGGGGGTCATCGGGCTGACTTGCCTGGTGACGAAGCCGGTTGGCACGCCCGGAGAGTTCCACTGGCGGTGTCTGTACCGCCGACTGAAACACCTCGCGAAACGTTTCATAGCTCTTGAAATCCAGTCGCTTGGCCAAGCGCACCAAGGTCGAGGGCGTGACATGCGCCGCTCCCGCGGTTTTGCGGATGGACTGAAACGCGATGTCCAGCGGGTGTTCCATCACATAGCCTGCCGCCTGTTTCAGCTGTGGGCTAAGCGTCGGGTAGATTGCCGCGAGACGTTGATTGATGGAATCCAGCGGCGAGGCAGACGAGGTGATCGTGTCACTATTTACAGACGTCATATAGGGCTCCAGCGCGTTCAGGCGAGCAGTGTAAACCATGCTGCTTAATGGATACATTTGTATCTTTTTATTTTTTATGTGAAACAAACGTGTTGACTGAGGTGGATGGGCAGCCTAGGGTTAAGTATGATACATACGTTTCTATTCATAAAAAATGAAGAAACATATGTATCTTTATTGTCACCTTTCCGCCAGGTAGCCCGACCGTGAAAACCCCACCACTGAACTTGCCTTCGTATGAAACCCTGTTAGTCACTCAGCAGGACACTGTCTTAACGGTATGCCTCAACCGTCCAGAACGCCTTAATGCCGTTGTTGAGTTGATGTACCAAGAGCTTATCGACGTGTTGGCTTTCGCCCGGCAAACGCCTGCGGTGCGTGCCGTTATCATTACCGGGGAAGGGCGGGCGTTCTGCGTAGGCGCCGACATGAAAGCTCACGGCGGTGCCGCGCGGACCCTGTATCAGCGGCGTGAATACCTACAGCTGGGTAACGATGTCGGTGAAGCGATTGCGCAGCTCAACAAGCCGGTGATTGCGGCGCTAAATGGCTATGCCCTGGGCGCCGGTGCCGAGATGGCAGTCGCCTGCGATTTTATCCTGATGGCCGACGAAGCTCAGATTGGCTTCCCCGAAACCAGCATTGGCACCTGCGTGGGGGGCGGTGTTTCCAAATGGCTTCCCCAGTTGGTGGGCTTGGCGCAGGCACGCCGGATGCTGTACACGGGCGACAAAATCAACGGCGCTGAGGCAACGCGACTTGGCCTGGCGCTTGCCCATTACCCACTCGATCAGCTGATGCCGGAAGCCTGGGCGCTGGCCTCAAAGCTGGCCAGGCAAGCACCGGTCTCATTGGCGATGTTGAAGCCGCTGGTGAATCGCGGGTCGCATACCGAGATGCCCAGTCAGCTGCAGCAGGAGCTGGATGCCGTCTTTGCCTGTTCGACCACCGAAGACTGGCAGGAAGGCGTCAATGCCTTCGCCGAAAAACGACCGCCCCAGTTTAAAGGCAGTTAACCTTCAAGCCGCTTTGTGGCGTTCCGCTGGCGGATGCTGTCGTTTTCACTTATCTCAACAGGTCATACCATGCAATCTATCGAAGGCCATCTTCCTTCAAGCAGCCCGCTCCACGCCGTTCTGGCACCCAAGGGCATTGCGGTGGTGGGCGCATCGGCCGATGCCACCAAGCGTGGCTATAAAGCCATGGAGGGACTCGTAAAAGGCAGTTACCGCGGAGATATTTACCCGGTCAACCCGAAAGCCGACAGTATTTTAGGGGTCAAGGCCTGGCCGTCTATCAGTGCGATCCCGGGGAACCCGGCACTGGCCGTGCTATGTACGCCCGCCGCCACGGTGCCCGACCTGATTGCTGAATGTGGCCGCCGTGGCATCAAGGGGGCGGTGGTGTTGGCAAGTGGTTTCAGCGAAAGCGGCGAGGCGGGGGCCGCGTTGGAAGCCCGGATGATGGCCAATGCCCGCGCCCATGGTGTGCGGATCATCGGGCCCAATACCTCAGGGCTGTTCAATCTTCACCATAATATCAATCTGCTGGCGCTTGAGAATCTCAAGCCTGGCGACATTGGGATTGTCTCGCAATCGGGGAATATGCTGCTTTCCCTGGCCTTGGAGGCCCAGTATAACGGGCAAGTGGGGTTCAGCACCTATATCGGACCCGGCAACCAGAGCGACATCGGCTTTAACGATTACCTGCGCTATCTTGGCGAGGATGCGCATACCCGAGTGGCCACCCTTTATGTGGAAGGCTTTCGGGACGGACGCAAGTTTCTCGATGTGGCGCGTGAGGTCACCGCGATGAAGCCCGTGGTGGTGTATAAATCCGGTTCCACCGCGCAAGGGCAAAAGGCCGCCAGCTCACACACCGGCGCGCTGGCGGGCAGCTATCAGATGACGGTGGACCTTTTGCGCCAGGCCGGGGTGAGCGTAGTGCAGTACTCCGATGAAATACTCCCGGTGGCGGAAGGGCTGGGCCGCTTGCAAAAAGCAGCGGGCAAACGTGTGGCGGTGATCGCTGACGGTGGCGGCCAGGCGACTATCGCCGCGGATCGGCTATCGGAGGCGGGCTTGACGCTGGCGACCCTAAGCCGCGATACCCAGGCGAAACTCGATGCGCTGTTGCTACCACAGGCCTCCACGCTGAACCCGATCGATGTGGCGGGTTCTTCGGATGCGAATCCTTCACTGCTGGCAGAATGCATGGCAGTGGTGGCCGCAGATGCGAATGTCGATAGCGTGTTTCTGGTGGGCATGTTTGGCGGCTACAGCCTGCGTTTTGCCGAGTCGCTGTTGGGTGACGAAATGCGCGGAGCCGAATCCATGGTGGAACTGGCCCATTCGAGCGAGAAACCGCTGGTCATCTACAGTCTCTACGCGCCCATTAAACCCCCAGCCCTAAGCCGTTTGCATGAGGCGGGGCTGCCCGTTTACGCCTCCATCGAACACGCCGTGAGAGTGCTGGCGGCGCTGGGTGAGCGCGGTGAATACCTGGCGCAATGTGCCGCTCAACCCGCTCGACTGCCGATGCAGGCATCCCCTGATGGCCAGGCGATGTTAGCGACCGCAAAAGAACAAAAGCGGGACTTGCTCGAGTTCGAAGCCAAGGGACTGCTTGCCGCGCATGGCATCCATGTGCCCGACGAACGCAGGGTGCAAGGCAGTGATGAACTGGCGGACGTGGCCCGTCACTTTGGCGACCAGCCGTTGGCCATGAAAGTGGTCTCCAGGGATATTCTGCACAAATCCGACGCCGGTGGGGTTAAGCTTGATCTGATAGGCGAAGCCGCGTTGCGCGATGCCTACAAAACCATCGTGGCTAACGCACAGTGTTACGACCCTAGCGCCCAACTCGAGGGGGTGCTGGTCACGCCCATGGCGGAGAAAGGGGTGGAGGTGATTATCGGTATGCTGCGCGACCCGGTCTTTGGCCCGGTACTGATGTTTGGCCTGGGCGGCGTGTTCGTCGAGGTGTGGGAGGATGTGGCGTTTCGTTCACTGCCCATCACGCAAGCTGACGCCGAATCCATGGTGAACCAGATCAAGGCGCAAAAAGTGCTGGAAGGGGTTCGCGGTGCTCAGGCGGTCAATAAGCAGGCCCTGGTCTTGTTGTTAATGCAGATTTCAAAGCTGGTGGATGCCTACCCGAGTATTCGTGAGCTGGATTTAAACCCGGTGGTGGCCTATCCAGACAGCCACCCCCAGGGGTATGCCATTGTGGATGCCCGAATCATTGTGGAGCGCGAAGAATGAGCCTATCGTTACCGACACTGACAGACGCGACCCTAACGCTTGAAGAGCGAGTGGCCACGCTCACTCTGAATCGCCATGACGTGCGTAATGCGCTCACCGGCACCGCGCTGGTCGATGACATTGTCGCCACGGCTAACTGGGTGAATCAGGCAAGTGAGGTGTCGGTACTGGTAATCACCGGCGCAGGGTCGGCGTTTTCTGCCGGGGGTAACGTCAAGGACATGGCCCGCCGCGACGGCGACTTCGCCGGGGACGTGGCGGAAGTGGCCGAGCGTTATCGCCGCGGCATCCAGCGTATGCCGCTGGCGCTTGAAGCGGTAGAAGTACCCATCATTGCGGCGGTCAACGGACCAGCAATTGGTGCCGGGTTTGACTTGGCCAATATGGCGGATATACGCATCGCTTCGCGCCAAGCCAAGTTTGGCGAAACCTTTCTCAACCTGGGCATTATTCCCGGTGACGGCGGCGCATGGTTCTTGCAGCGCCAGATCGGTTACCAGCGGGCCTTTGAGCTGACCTTGTCCGGACGGGTTATCGATGCCCAGGAAGCCTTGGAATACGGCATTGTGCTGGAGGTTGCCGAGCCCGATGCGCTAATGAAGGCGGCGATGAAGCATGCTGGGCGGATCGCTGCCCAGCCGCCTAGGGCCACGCGGTTGACCAAACGGTTAATGAAAATGGCACCCGACATGGAGCTAAAAGCGTTTCTGGACGTCTGCGCTGTTTTTCAGGGTATGTCCCATAACGAACCCGAGCACCTGGAAGCCGTTCAACAAATGTTGGACCGCATGAAAAAATAGCGCCTGAACCCTTTCGACTCCATCAGTGACCTTTCTCAGCCTGGCATCGCCGGGCTTTTTATTGGCGTATAGTCAATGTCTAATATTATTTACCTGCGCGTCACTATCTGATTTACAGTAAAGCAAGCGTTTCACTACGGTAGAGACGGTGATCCACAGGGAGGTGATGCAACAATGGCAATCGAGGATGTGGGGCTTGCGCCGAGTACGTTGGTGTTTGTCGTGCTGGGGTTAACATTGGCGGCCTTTATCTGGGGGCGGTTTCGCTATGACCTGGTCGCCCTGACGGCACTATTGGGCTCGGTGATGCTTGGATTGGTGCCGGCCAAAGACGCCTTTCTCGGTTTTGGTCATCCTGCCGTGATCACGGTTGCCGCCGTGCTGGTGCTGAGTAAAGGGTTTGAGCGCTCGGGTCTGGTCGATATCATCGCCGAGCAGATACTCAAGGTGGGTGAGCGCTTGATACTCCAGTTGCTGGCGTTGGTGGGAACTGTCTTGGTGCTCTCGGGAATCATGAATAATGTCGGGGCGCTGGCGCTGCTGTTGCCCGTCGCCATGCGGATGGCGCGGGAACATGACACCTCTCCATCGCTATTGCTGATGCCGCTGGCATTTGGCTCTCTGCTGGGTGGGCTGACGACCCTGATCGGTACCCCGCCGAATATCATTATTTCCAGCTATCGGGCGAACGTATCCGACGATACCTTCAGTATGTTCAGCTTTGCCCCTGTGGGAGGCGTCGTGGCATTGGCCGGGTTGGCGTTTATCGTGCTGGTCGGTTGGCGACTAACGCCCCAGCGAAGCGGCCAGGCATCGCCAGCGGATATGTTTGATACGGCCAATTACTTGGTAGAGCTCAAAGTCAACGATGAATCCAAAGCCAAAGGGATGACGTTGCAGCAGCTTCGCGACGAGCTTGAAGAGTCTATTCCGGTACTGGCGGTGGTGCGTGATGACAACCGCCAGGCGGGCTATTCGTTCCACGGTATGCTACAGGCAGGCGACATCCTGCTTTTGGAAGCCGGACCCGAAGAACTAAAACTGCTGGAAGATAAAGCAGGTCTGAGCGCCGTCGCCGAGCTTGAACGCGATGACAAGGACGACGAAACCAGCGCTTTGACCGAAGACGAAGAGCAAGAAAAACAAGAATCGCATCCACCGGTGGATACCGAAGGGCTACAGCTGGTGGAAGTGGTGGTGCGCAATGACTCCATGATGATCAACCGTAGTGTCCGTCAGTTGCGCCTTAATCATCAGTTTGGTCTGCACCTGGTCGCGGTGGCGCGGGATGGCACCCGGTTAAAGCAACGCCTGCGTGATATTCGCTTTCAGACCGGCGATGTCCTGTTGTTGCAGGGCGAGGAAAATGAAATCACCGAAAGCCTGCCCGCGTTGGGTTGTTTACCGCTGGCTAACCGCGATTTAAATCTGGGGCAGCCGCGCAAGTTGCTACTCTCATTGGCTATTTTTGCGGCCGCGATTGTTGCCATGCTGCTGGACGTATTGCCTGCTGCGGTGGCGTTGAGTAGCGCGGCAGTGGTCTCGTTATTGATCGGTGTGCTACCGCTTCGGGAGGGCTATCAGGCGATTGATGGACCGGTGATTGTTCTCTTGGGGGCCATGATTCCGGTCGGTCAGGCGCTGGAGACCAGCGGCGGAGCGGATCTGATTGCCCAGGCGTTGCTGCACTGGGGGACCGACTGGCCGGTGGTGGTCACCCTGGTGGGGCTATTTATCCTTTCCATGCTGCTTTCCAATGTCATCAACAATGCCGCGGCGGCGCTGCTGATGGCGCCCATTGCCGTGAGCCTGGCGAGAGGGTTCGAGGTATCGCTTGACCCCTTCTTGATGGTGGTCGCGGTCAGTGCTTCCTGTGCCTTCCTGACCCCGATAGGCCATCAGTCCAATACCCTTGTTCTGGGGCCCGGGGGCTATCGGTTTGGCGATTACTGGAAGTTGGGGTTGCCGCTTTCGGTCGTCGTGCTGCTGGTGTCGATACCGATGATCCTCTGGGTATGGCCGCTGTCGGGATAACGTTCGTCTTCGAGCATCAATAAGCGTTATTTGATAAAAATTTTGCTAGGCTACTATGTTTTCAGGTAAATACGTTCTAAAACGAAAAAATAACGTCACGGGCTAGCTTATGAATCAACAGTTTCGTCAAGACGCGATCATCGAGCTGGTCCGCCAGCAAGGCTACATGAGCATCGAGCAGCTCACTGATCATTTTGCCGTCACGCCGCAAACCATCCGTCGCGATCTGAATACGCTGGCTAACGACGGTCGCGTAAGACGCGTTCATGGTGGCGTGGGGATCGAGTCGAGTACAGTGAATACCGCCTACAGCACTCGTAAAACCCTGCATCTGGAAGAGAAAGAGCGTATCGCGCGGTGCCTGGCCGAGCATATTCCCAATGACGCATCGCTATTCATCAACATTGGTACCAGCAACGAGGTGATTGCCCAGGCGCTGCTCGATCATCAGGGGTTGGAGATTATTACCAATAACCTCAACGTCGCCGCGATTCTGCAGCACAAGGAAGATTTTACGGTGATCATTGCAGGCGGGCAGGTGCGCTCTCGGGATGGCGGTATTATTGGCGAGGCCACCATCGACTTTATCAATCAGTTCAAGGTCGATTACGGCATTATCGGTATCAGCGGCATCGACGAAGATGGTTCTTTGCTGGAGTTCGATTACCAGGAAGTCCGCGTTGCTCAGGCCATTATTGCCAATTCACGGCGCGTTTACCTGGCGGCCGACTACTCTAAGTTTCACCGTAACCCGGTGGTACGCCAAGGCAATATTGCCCAATTGGACGCGCTGTTTACCGACCGCAAACCGCCGGAGGCCATTCAGCGCCTACTTACCCAGCACGATGTTGCTCTGCACTTGGCCTGAACCATTAAAAGCGGTGATATTTTCATCCTTGAGCATTGCTCACGGCTGGCGTAGCCTGGAACTATAAGAAAACGAAAGTAAGTATACAAAATCGAAACAACCAACAACAAAGCGAACATGCCATGTCCTCCTATATACTTGCCATTGATCAAGGTACAACCAGTTCCCGCGCCATCCTGTTTGATCGCGAAGGTCAAGTGACCGCCGTCGCGCAGCAGGAGTTTACCCAACACTATCCCTACGATGGTTGGATCGAGCACGATCCTGAAGATATTTGGGATACGGTGATTGCCACCTGCCAGGAAGTTGTCAAAAAGGCGGCTATCAAACCAGAGCATATTGCAGGCGTGGGGATCACTAACCAGCGCGAAACCACCATCGTGTGGGACAAACGCACCGGAAAGCCGGTTTATAACGCCATTGTGTGGCAGGACCGACGTACGTCGTCGCTCTGCGAACAGCTACGCGAAGGTGGCCATACCGAACGCGTGCAGGCCAAGACCGGCCTTTTGATCGACCCGTATTTTTCCGCCACCAAGCTTGCATGGGTGTTGGACAACGTCGAAGGAACCCGGGCTCGGGCCGAGAAAGGTGAGCTGCTATTCGGGACCGTCGACAGCTTTTTGATCTGGCGATTGACCGGTGGCCATCAGCATGTGACAGACGCTACCAATGCGTCGCGCACGGCCTTGTTCAATATCCACGAGCAACGCTGGGACGACGAGCTGCTTGACCTGTTCGATATCCCGGCGACGTTGCTTCCTGACGTGAAAGACTCAAGCGATGACTTTGGCACCATGGACGCCCGCTGGTTGGGTGTTGAGCTGCCGATTGCGGGCGTGGCGGGTGATCAACAGGCAGCGCTGGTCGGTCAGGCGTGCTTTCAGCCGGGCATGGGTAAAAGCACCTATGGGACCGGGTGTTTCATGATCGTCAACACCGGGGAGACACCATCGCTGTCGCGTAACCGGCTGCTGACAACCATTGGCTATCGCCTGAATGGCAAGCCGACCTATGCCATGGAAGGCAGCATTTTTGTCGCCGGTGCGACGGTCCAGTGGCTGCGCGATGGGCTGAATTTATTTGCGGATGCGGCCGAAACCGAAGCCCTTGCGCGTAATACTCGCCGTGGGCACAGCGTTTATTTGGTCCCTGCCTTTACCGGCCTGGGGGCGCCGCACTGGGATCCCAAAGCCCGCGGGGCGATTTTTGGCCTGACCCGCGATACCGGGATTTCAGAAATTGTTGCGGCAGGCTTACAGGCCGTGTGCTATCAGACCCGCGATCTGCAACATTGCATGAACGATGACATGGAAGCGCCTCCCGGCAACCTGCGCGTCGATGGCGGCATGGTCAAGAATAACTGGGTCATGCAGTTTCTGGCCGATATGCTGAACGTACAGGTGGATCGCCCCACGATTCTGGAAACCACCGCCCTGGGGGCCGCCTATCTGGCCGGCTTGCGGTTAGGCTGGTATCAGACGCTTGACGAGATTGAGCAGCTTTGGCGCTGCGAGCGAAGTTTCATACCGAGTATGGACGAGGCTAACCGCGAACAGCTGTACCAAGGGTGGTTGGACGCGGTTTCCCGGGTGCGTTCAACGAATTAACCATTCCTGCTACAAGCCACTATCGCGATTCTGCGGTAGTGGCCTTTGTTTATTAGTCCTTGGTCGACTGGCACCGTCGCAGTGATGGCGTATACTGCTTCCGCTTGTCCAAGCTATCTAGGCAAGTTTCCCACCCTTATCAACGCGTTCCCCGCGTAATGCCTGTATTCCGTGAAATTCTACGACACCCTTTGGGTCTATTCGACGCTTATGTAGTCGAGCTACAACGCTGCCTGCGGCCAATGATGCATTGTGAGCTTTACGGCAGTGCACCATAGTGAAGTCATGGATCAGGGCGGTGTTTCGTTATCCCGATTGACCCTCCTGACCACTGCTACATTTGATGCGCTTTTGAATTATCCGGGCGCTTGAAGCGAAGGTCTTGTAACGCTTGTGACCTTATCGCAGTCACCGAACTGGACACTTATCCGGTCCAGCATGAGTAGCAACGTCACCATTCGTCATTAACAAGATGGCTGCTTAACGATTAACGACAATAGTAAGCAGCGGATGACCATACCATGAGGGTTTTACCATGAACTGCATCGAATTAAGCCAACAAGCCGACCGAATCGCGAATACGTTCAGCAAGCAGGACCTGGCGAAGCTGGTATTAGCGTTAAAGGGCCAGCGGGAGTCGCTTCAGCACGCGGTTGAAGTCATCGACACCATTGATAACCGTATGGGTTACACAATTGAAGAGGCGTGGGACGAGGTGCTGGCAGGGGATTCCCAACTGCTGGTTGAAGATGAAGAGTAGTAAATAAAGAGTAGGTTCTGACGCTCGTTACTTTCCTCTATCCCCCTGGCGGCCACCGTGAGGGGGATTTTATTTGCCACTGCGCTGCCGTTGCCGCCATTCCCTACGAGGGAACTTCCTGTTTGGGCGCATAAGGTTGAGAGGTATCCCGGTTCTGAGCAA
This window of the Halomonas sp. SH5A2 genome carries:
- a CDS encoding DeoR/GlpR family transcriptional regulator; its protein translation is MNQQFRQDAIIELVRQQGYMSIEQLTDHFAVTPQTIRRDLNTLANDGRVRRVHGGVGIESSTVNTAYSTRKTLHLEEKERIARCLAEHIPNDASLFINIGTSNEVIAQALLDHQGLEIITNNLNVAAILQHKEDFTVIIAGGQVRSRDGGIIGEATIDFINQFKVDYGIIGISGIDEDGSLLEFDYQEVRVAQAIIANSRRVYLAADYSKFHRNPVVRQGNIAQLDALFTDRKPPEAIQRLLTQHDVALHLA
- a CDS encoding enoyl-CoA hydratase-related protein, yielding MSLSLPTLTDATLTLEERVATLTLNRHDVRNALTGTALVDDIVATANWVNQASEVSVLVITGAGSAFSAGGNVKDMARRDGDFAGDVAEVAERYRRGIQRMPLALEAVEVPIIAAVNGPAIGAGFDLANMADIRIASRQAKFGETFLNLGIIPGDGGAWFLQRQIGYQRAFELTLSGRVIDAQEALEYGIVLEVAEPDALMKAAMKHAGRIAAQPPRATRLTKRLMKMAPDMELKAFLDVCAVFQGMSHNEPEHLEAVQQMLDRMKK
- a CDS encoding SLC13 family permease, whose translation is MAIEDVGLAPSTLVFVVLGLTLAAFIWGRFRYDLVALTALLGSVMLGLVPAKDAFLGFGHPAVITVAAVLVLSKGFERSGLVDIIAEQILKVGERLILQLLALVGTVLVLSGIMNNVGALALLLPVAMRMAREHDTSPSLLLMPLAFGSLLGGLTTLIGTPPNIIISSYRANVSDDTFSMFSFAPVGGVVALAGLAFIVLVGWRLTPQRSGQASPADMFDTANYLVELKVNDESKAKGMTLQQLRDELEESIPVLAVVRDDNRQAGYSFHGMLQAGDILLLEAGPEELKLLEDKAGLSAVAELERDDKDDETSALTEDEEQEKQESHPPVDTEGLQLVEVVVRNDSMMINRSVRQLRLNHQFGLHLVAVARDGTRLKQRLRDIRFQTGDVLLLQGEENEITESLPALGCLPLANRDLNLGQPRKLLLSLAIFAAAIVAMLLDVLPAAVALSSAAVVSLLIGVLPLREGYQAIDGPVIVLLGAMIPVGQALETSGGADLIAQALLHWGTDWPVVVTLVGLFILSMLLSNVINNAAAALLMAPIAVSLARGFEVSLDPFLMVVAVSASCAFLTPIGHQSNTLVLGPGGYRFGDYWKLGLPLSVVVLLVSIPMILWVWPLSG
- a CDS encoding MurR/RpiR family transcriptional regulator, coding for MTSVNSDTITSSASPLDSINQRLAAIYPTLSPQLKQAAGYVMEHPLDIAFQSIRKTAGAAHVTPSTLVRLAKRLDFKSYETFREVFQSAVQTPPVELSGRANRLRHQASQPDDPLFVDVGDAAFDNIGRLFTADNQARVRDAAQQLLAARNIAVVGFRDTFACAYHFAYVGRIAMPNISLIRGLEGGLLTELDGFDENDIVVAFGFEPYCAETVKALEVTRANGVKAIVVTDTMRSPLVPGATITFNLANATPHFFPSILSAITLIEAILAECVAFGPDALVHNVSKFEQRMRHMGAYVDID
- a CDS encoding enoyl-CoA hydratase/isomerase family protein produces the protein MKTPPLNLPSYETLLVTQQDTVLTVCLNRPERLNAVVELMYQELIDVLAFARQTPAVRAVIITGEGRAFCVGADMKAHGGAARTLYQRREYLQLGNDVGEAIAQLNKPVIAALNGYALGAGAEMAVACDFILMADEAQIGFPETSIGTCVGGGVSKWLPQLVGLAQARRMLYTGDKINGAEATRLGLALAHYPLDQLMPEAWALASKLARQAPVSLAMLKPLVNRGSHTEMPSQLQQELDAVFACSTTEDWQEGVNAFAEKRPPQFKGS
- a CDS encoding acetate--CoA ligase family protein encodes the protein MQSIEGHLPSSSPLHAVLAPKGIAVVGASADATKRGYKAMEGLVKGSYRGDIYPVNPKADSILGVKAWPSISAIPGNPALAVLCTPAATVPDLIAECGRRGIKGAVVLASGFSESGEAGAALEARMMANARAHGVRIIGPNTSGLFNLHHNINLLALENLKPGDIGIVSQSGNMLLSLALEAQYNGQVGFSTYIGPGNQSDIGFNDYLRYLGEDAHTRVATLYVEGFRDGRKFLDVAREVTAMKPVVVYKSGSTAQGQKAASSHTGALAGSYQMTVDLLRQAGVSVVQYSDEILPVAEGLGRLQKAAGKRVAVIADGGGQATIAADRLSEAGLTLATLSRDTQAKLDALLLPQASTLNPIDVAGSSDANPSLLAECMAVVAADANVDSVFLVGMFGGYSLRFAESLLGDEMRGAESMVELAHSSEKPLVIYSLYAPIKPPALSRLHEAGLPVYASIEHAVRVLAALGERGEYLAQCAAQPARLPMQASPDGQAMLATAKEQKRDLLEFEAKGLLAAHGIHVPDERRVQGSDELADVARHFGDQPLAMKVVSRDILHKSDAGGVKLDLIGEAALRDAYKTIVANAQCYDPSAQLEGVLVTPMAEKGVEVIIGMLRDPVFGPVLMFGLGGVFVEVWEDVAFRSLPITQADAESMVNQIKAQKVLEGVRGAQAVNKQALVLLLMQISKLVDAYPSIRELDLNPVVAYPDSHPQGYAIVDARIIVEREE
- the glpK gene encoding glycerol kinase GlpK, whose translation is MSSYILAIDQGTTSSRAILFDREGQVTAVAQQEFTQHYPYDGWIEHDPEDIWDTVIATCQEVVKKAAIKPEHIAGVGITNQRETTIVWDKRTGKPVYNAIVWQDRRTSSLCEQLREGGHTERVQAKTGLLIDPYFSATKLAWVLDNVEGTRARAEKGELLFGTVDSFLIWRLTGGHQHVTDATNASRTALFNIHEQRWDDELLDLFDIPATLLPDVKDSSDDFGTMDARWLGVELPIAGVAGDQQAALVGQACFQPGMGKSTYGTGCFMIVNTGETPSLSRNRLLTTIGYRLNGKPTYAMEGSIFVAGATVQWLRDGLNLFADAAETEALARNTRRGHSVYLVPAFTGLGAPHWDPKARGAIFGLTRDTGISEIVAAGLQAVCYQTRDLQHCMNDDMEAPPGNLRVDGGMVKNNWVMQFLADMLNVQVDRPTILETTALGAAYLAGLRLGWYQTLDEIEQLWRCERSFIPSMDEANREQLYQGWLDAVSRVRSTN